A region of Moorena producens PAL-8-15-08-1 DNA encodes the following proteins:
- the pip gene encoding prolyl aminopeptidase, with the protein MRELYPPIEPYNQENLRVSNLHTIYFEESGNPQGQPVVVLHGGPGGGSQPVYRQYFDPQKWRIVMFDQRGCGKSIPHAELDQNTTWDLVSDIEKLRVKLGIEQWVVFGGSWGSTLSLAYSQTHPERCLGLILRGIFMLRQKEIRWFYQEGASYIFPDSWEDYIKPIPEAERHDLISAYYRRLTSPDPQTRNSAARAWSIWEASTSKLFQDPTLIQKFGEGEFADAFARIECHYFVNKGFFEPEDQLLKNVDRIKSIPGVIVQGRYDVVCPMVSAWELHKAWPEAELIVVPDAGHSMTEPGIRSALIEATDKFLT; encoded by the coding sequence ATGCGAGAACTCTATCCCCCCATCGAACCTTACAACCAGGAAAACCTAAGAGTTTCTAACCTCCACACCATTTATTTTGAAGAGTCGGGTAACCCACAAGGTCAGCCAGTAGTGGTGTTACACGGAGGACCAGGAGGTGGTAGCCAACCCGTTTATCGCCAATACTTTGACCCACAGAAATGGCGAATTGTCATGTTTGACCAACGCGGTTGTGGTAAAAGTATCCCCCATGCTGAACTTGACCAGAACACTACCTGGGATTTAGTTAGTGATATCGAAAAACTGCGAGTAAAACTGGGTATTGAGCAGTGGGTAGTTTTTGGCGGTAGTTGGGGTAGTACTCTGTCTTTAGCCTATAGTCAAACCCATCCTGAACGCTGTCTAGGACTGATCTTGCGGGGAATTTTTATGCTCAGGCAAAAAGAAATTCGTTGGTTCTATCAGGAGGGAGCAAGCTATATTTTTCCTGATTCTTGGGAAGACTATATCAAGCCGATTCCAGAAGCAGAACGCCATGATCTAATTTCTGCTTACTATCGACGGTTGACCAGTCCGGATCCTCAAACCCGCAATTCAGCAGCTCGGGCTTGGTCAATTTGGGAAGCAAGTACCAGTAAACTCTTCCAAGACCCAACCCTGATCCAAAAGTTTGGTGAGGGGGAATTTGCTGATGCGTTTGCCAGAATTGAATGTCATTACTTTGTCAATAAAGGCTTTTTTGAACCAGAAGACCAGTTACTCAAGAATGTAGATCGGATTAAATCTATCCCTGGGGTGATTGTCCAAGGACGCTATGATGTAGTTTGTCCGATGGTATCAGCTTGGGAATTACATAAGGCTTGGCCAGAAGCTGAGTTGATTGTGGTACCTGATGCCGGTCATTCCATGACAGAACCAGGTATCCGCAGTGCTTTGATCGAAGCAACGGATAAGTTTTTGACTTAA
- a CDS encoding Uma2 family endonuclease has translation MNTTTISLPPTLELKLDLTDEQFWQLCHDNSDLRFERTATGKLIIMSPTGSTTGERNADLIYQLKAWSRQNNLGKVFDSNTGFTLPNGADRSPDASWVQQERWDALTPVEQERFAPICPDFVVELMSPSDSLEKTRSKMREYMENGARLGWLINRKQRKTEIYRPHQAVEIINNPDTMSGEDVLPGFVLDLSTIW, from the coding sequence ATGAATACTACCACTATCTCCTTACCGCCTACTCTAGAATTAAAACTGGACTTAACCGACGAACAATTCTGGCAACTGTGTCACGACAACAGCGACTTAAGATTTGAGCGCACTGCTACTGGAAAATTAATTATTATGTCCCCTACAGGTAGCACCACAGGTGAACGAAATGCTGATCTAATCTATCAACTAAAAGCCTGGAGTCGCCAGAACAATCTGGGTAAAGTGTTTGACTCTAACACTGGATTTACACTTCCCAATGGTGCAGACCGCTCTCCTGATGCGTCTTGGGTTCAGCAAGAGCGCTGGGATGCTTTAACCCCCGTTGAACAAGAAAGATTTGCCCCGATATGTCCCGATTTCGTAGTAGAGTTAATGTCTCCTAGCGATTCTCTCGAAAAAACTCGTTCTAAAATGCGAGAATACATGGAAAATGGGGCAAGACTTGGCTGGTTGATTAACCGAAAACAGCGAAAAACTGAAATTTATCGTCCCCATCAAGCTGTAGAAATTATCAACAATCCTGATACTATGTCTGGGGAAGATGTTTTGCCAGGATTTGTGTTAGATCTTTCTACAATTTGGTAA
- a CDS encoding PIN/TRAM domain-containing protein: MLDFVIILLFIIAAASIGFDSVELLPGHVQDQVSNLTALRSTTACFGAIIGLALGLMAQVTYRRVEAQVRKMPIEVILTRAIGLILGLLLANLMLAPIFLLPIPSEFSFIKPLTAILGSVMFSFLGISLADTHGRTFLQLINPNSLESVLVAEGTLKSASSKVLDTSCIIDGRIEALLETGFIEGQILVSQFVLLELQQLADAANDQKRTRGRRGLDILNRMQAVYPERLVIHSADYDDLQTVDTKLVRFAQEINGTLLTNDYNLSKVAKLQKVPVLNVNDLAQAVRPLYLPGDILELKILKGGKEPTQGVGYLDDGTMVVVEEGYKHMGVELPVIVTSALQTSAGRMIFARPQASVTV, from the coding sequence ATGCTTGACTTCGTCATTATACTTTTATTTATCATAGCAGCAGCAAGCATAGGCTTCGACAGTGTGGAATTGCTACCCGGTCATGTGCAAGATCAAGTCAGCAATTTGACAGCGTTACGCTCGACTACTGCATGCTTTGGTGCCATTATCGGACTAGCGCTAGGGTTAATGGCCCAAGTAACTTACCGTCGGGTAGAAGCCCAAGTGCGAAAAATGCCGATTGAGGTAATTTTGACCAGGGCTATTGGTCTGATCCTGGGACTGCTGTTAGCTAATTTGATGCTAGCGCCAATTTTCTTACTCCCCATCCCTTCTGAATTTTCCTTCATCAAACCCCTGACTGCCATTTTAGGAAGTGTGATGTTTTCCTTCTTGGGGATTAGTCTAGCCGATACTCATGGTCGCACCTTCTTGCAGCTGATCAATCCTAATAGCCTCGAATCAGTTTTAGTGGCAGAAGGCACGCTTAAATCAGCCTCAAGTAAAGTTCTAGATACTAGCTGTATCATTGATGGTCGGATCGAAGCACTGCTTGAGACGGGTTTTATCGAAGGTCAAATTCTGGTTTCCCAGTTTGTCTTACTAGAATTGCAGCAACTTGCCGATGCTGCCAATGATCAGAAGCGAACTCGGGGACGGCGGGGGCTAGATATCCTAAATCGGATGCAAGCTGTTTACCCAGAACGCTTGGTGATCCATTCCGCTGATTACGATGACCTACAAACTGTAGATACCAAATTGGTACGTTTTGCCCAGGAAATTAATGGCACTCTTTTAACCAATGATTACAACTTGAGTAAAGTGGCTAAACTCCAAAAGGTGCCAGTGTTGAATGTCAATGATTTAGCCCAAGCCGTGCGTCCTCTGTATCTACCGGGTGACATCCTAGAGCTGAAAATCCTTAAGGGCGGTAAAGAACCTACCCAGGGAGTTGGTTATCTCGATGATGGGACAATGGTAGTGGTAGAAGAAGGGTATAAACACATGGGTGTTGAACTGCCAGTTATTGTTACCTCAGCGTTGCAGACCTCAGCAGGTAGGATGATTTTTGCTCGACCTCAAGCTTCGGTGACAGTTTGA
- a CDS encoding capsule biosynthesis protein, translating to MIKEFLKRNKSLHRRVKLYKRRQRIIRDQPRWDLVLKGSLNQWQNALKAAQTGSKILVATSVGGEIHSITLESLLAVGLTLRGAQVHILLCDGILPACFWCDVSFYPKQDLFVNHGPKRDLCNDCFPLADRIYKPLGLTIHRYSDFLTDTDYQQAKEIGSSLTIAEIEKYTLNGVAVGEHALAGALRFYARASLEGEPNAEPILKRYFQAAILTTWATRRLLQTVKVECAVFNHGIYVPQGLTGEVARQEGVRVVNWNPAYRKQCFIFSHHQTYHHQLMWEPVSNWETIPWNSQMEQELMDYLKSRWQGTQDWIWFHESPQFDLTKITDAVGVDFSRPCIGLLTNVMWDAQLHYPVNAFPNMLEWVLTTIRYFAMRPELQLLIRIHPAEIRGTLRSRQPLFEEIRQVFPTLPPNVFVIPPESPVSTYAAILQCNAALIYGTKMGVELTSMGIPVIVAGEAWIRNKGITMDASSVEEYVQYLDQLPLGDGLPEAIIKRARKYAYHFFFRRMIPLEMTTEASNPSEFKLQVCDLNEFLPGKSKGLDVICDGILTGTEFIYSH from the coding sequence ATGATCAAAGAGTTTCTCAAGCGGAACAAATCCCTTCATCGCAGGGTTAAGCTCTATAAGCGTAGACAGCGCATTATTCGAGATCAGCCCAGGTGGGATTTGGTCTTGAAAGGGTCTCTAAACCAATGGCAAAATGCCCTAAAGGCTGCCCAAACTGGCTCTAAGATTCTGGTAGCTACTAGTGTGGGTGGAGAAATCCATTCCATCACTTTAGAAAGTCTACTAGCAGTGGGGTTAACCCTCAGGGGTGCTCAAGTTCACATTTTGCTCTGTGATGGTATTTTACCGGCTTGTTTTTGGTGTGATGTCAGTTTTTATCCCAAACAGGACTTGTTTGTAAACCATGGTCCTAAACGTGACTTGTGTAACGACTGCTTTCCCCTAGCCGATCGGATCTATAAACCCTTAGGATTGACTATCCATCGCTACAGTGACTTTCTCACAGATACGGATTACCAACAGGCCAAGGAGATAGGTAGTAGTCTCACCATTGCTGAGATTGAAAAGTACACCCTAAATGGGGTAGCTGTGGGAGAACACGCTTTAGCTGGAGCTCTGCGATTTTATGCTCGTGCTTCCCTGGAAGGGGAACCGAATGCTGAGCCGATTCTCAAGCGTTACTTCCAAGCGGCAATCCTGACCACTTGGGCAACCCGTCGGCTGCTGCAAACGGTTAAGGTTGAGTGTGCTGTATTTAACCATGGCATTTATGTTCCTCAGGGGTTGACTGGTGAAGTAGCCCGTCAGGAAGGGGTGCGGGTGGTGAACTGGAACCCTGCTTATCGCAAACAGTGCTTTATCTTTAGTCACCATCAAACCTATCATCACCAGTTGATGTGGGAGCCAGTCAGTAATTGGGAAACTATACCGTGGAATTCCCAGATGGAACAGGAGTTGATGGACTATTTGAAAAGTCGGTGGCAAGGAACTCAGGATTGGATTTGGTTCCATGAAAGTCCTCAATTTGACCTGACCAAAATTACTGATGCGGTAGGAGTAGACTTTTCTCGTCCTTGTATTGGGTTACTGACTAATGTGATGTGGGATGCTCAACTCCATTACCCAGTCAATGCTTTTCCGAATATGCTGGAATGGGTATTGACAACTATTCGGTATTTTGCTATGAGGCCAGAGTTACAGTTGTTAATTCGGATTCACCCAGCGGAAATTCGAGGGACTTTGCGATCGCGTCAACCCTTGTTTGAGGAAATTCGTCAGGTTTTCCCCACTCTTCCTCCAAATGTGTTTGTTATTCCCCCAGAAAGTCCCGTTAGCACCTATGCTGCTATCCTCCAATGTAATGCGGCTCTGATCTATGGCACTAAAATGGGCGTAGAGTTGACTAGCATGGGCATACCTGTAATTGTTGCAGGAGAAGCCTGGATTCGTAATAAAGGCATCACTATGGATGCGAGTTCTGTAGAGGAGTATGTTCAGTATTTAGATCAGTTACCCCTAGGGGATGGCTTACCTGAAGCAATCATAAAACGAGCAAGGAAGTATGCTTATCACTTTTTCTTCCGGCGCATGATTCCTCTAGAAATGACCACCGAAGCTAGTAATCCATCGGAATTTAAACTTCAGGTATGTGATCTCAATGAATTTCTTCCTGGTAAAAGTAAAGGATTAGATGTTATTTGTGATGGCATCTTGACCGGAACAGAGTTTATCTATAGTCATTAG
- a CDS encoding glycosyltransferase family 4 protein, with the protein MIKIAVDATPIRHKLSGIGMYALNLIQALHKLKSQEYFQLSVAYQPSVRQWLSRDWSFLEVLTRHLEIQNLEIKTIPLPVTISSLLATLPNPILPYCEQYLGNPDILHGTDHVVYPCKKSLRVMTIHDLTFIKYPQYVNSIVKSYTARVKQCLRWTDLVITVSQSTKQDIVNYLGVNPDNIQVIPQASRYSTLDLPNTLNLPNTKVESLLTSVNYDFAQPYILFVSTLEPRKNINTLIAAFNYLKQRHQIEHQLVLIGQKGWSYESIFADIASSPWKHHIHHLGYLSDQLVAWFYSNADVFVYPSYYEGFGLPVLEAMTLGAPVITSNTSSLPEVAGDAAILIDPNQPIELADAMVKVISNSQFREELIRKGKERAMLFSWERTARETLAAYTSLVGKGRGGRVLEGSSLVDN; encoded by the coding sequence ATGATAAAAATTGCTGTTGATGCTACACCAATCCGCCATAAGTTAAGTGGCATTGGCATGTATGCCTTAAATTTAATTCAGGCACTCCATAAGCTAAAAAGTCAGGAATACTTTCAGTTAAGTGTCGCCTATCAACCAAGTGTCAGACAATGGTTATCTCGTGATTGGTCATTTCTGGAAGTGCTAACTAGGCATTTAGAGATTCAAAATCTAGAGATTAAAACTATACCGTTACCGGTTACAATCTCTAGTTTACTAGCCACTTTACCTAATCCCATCTTACCTTATTGTGAGCAATACTTAGGCAATCCTGATATCCTCCATGGTACTGACCATGTCGTTTATCCCTGTAAAAAAAGCTTGCGGGTTATGACGATTCATGACCTAACCTTTATTAAATATCCTCAGTATGTTAACTCAATTGTAAAAAGTTATACTGCTCGGGTAAAACAATGTTTACGGTGGACTGATTTAGTGATTACTGTTTCCCAGTCTACTAAACAGGATATCGTCAATTACCTAGGGGTGAATCCTGACAACATCCAAGTTATTCCTCAAGCTAGCCGTTACTCTACTTTAGATTTACCGAATACACTAAATTTACCGAATACCAAGGTTGAGTCTTTGCTGACATCAGTTAATTACGACTTCGCCCAACCCTATATTTTATTTGTCAGTACTCTTGAGCCGAGGAAAAATATTAATACTCTGATTGCAGCATTTAATTATTTAAAGCAACGGCATCAAATTGAGCATCAGTTAGTACTGATTGGGCAAAAAGGATGGTCTTATGAATCTATTTTTGCCGATATTGCTAGCTCCCCTTGGAAACACCATATTCATCATCTGGGCTACTTATCGGATCAACTGGTAGCCTGGTTTTACTCAAATGCAGATGTTTTTGTGTATCCTTCCTACTATGAAGGGTTTGGTCTACCTGTCTTAGAAGCGATGACTTTGGGTGCCCCTGTGATTACCTCTAATACTTCATCTCTGCCTGAAGTAGCGGGAGATGCCGCAATTTTAATTGACCCTAATCAGCCAATTGAATTAGCAGATGCTATGGTCAAGGTGATCAGTAATTCTCAATTCCGGGAGGAATTGATTAGAAAAGGTAAGGAAAGAGCGATGCTATTCTCTTGGGAGAGAACGGCAAGGGAAACTCTAGCAGCCTATACATCTTTAGTAGGAAAGGGAAGAGGGGGAAGAGTACTTGAGGGCTCAAGCCTTGTAGATAATTAA
- a CDS encoding fructose-bisphosphatase class II family protein, with amino-acid sequence MPTSTERKAQQAQQARLLFEQEQQRSQWLAERLRAMGIDPEVTE; translated from the coding sequence ATGCCGACCTCTACGGAAAGGAAAGCTCAACAAGCGCAACAGGCAAGGTTACTCTTCGAGCAAGAACAACAACGGTCACAGTGGCTAGCAGAGCGGTTAAGGGCGATGGGAATTGACCCGGAGGTTACCGAGTAA
- a CDS encoding Uma2 family endonuclease, translated as MTVTITPAHSLEEFLKLPETKPAREYINGDIVQKPMPKGKHSRLQLRLCNSINENTESQKIAYAFPELRCSFGIRSIVPDIAVFKWSRIPFDDDGEVPNDFLLHPDWTIEILSSEQSSNRVIGNILYCLQHGCQLGWLIDPADRSILVFRPGQQPEL; from the coding sequence ATGACTGTCACAATTACCCCAGCACATAGCCTGGAAGAATTTCTGAAGCTCCCAGAAACAAAGCCAGCCAGGGAATACATCAACGGCGATATTGTCCAAAAGCCAATGCCGAAAGGAAAGCATAGTCGATTGCAGCTCAGGCTATGCAATAGTATCAACGAAAACACAGAAAGCCAGAAAATTGCTTATGCCTTCCCAGAGTTGCGCTGTAGTTTTGGCATACGCTCTATTGTACCTGATATAGCGGTTTTCAAATGGTCACGAATTCCGTTTGATGACGATGGGGAAGTTCCCAATGATTTTTTATTGCACCCCGATTGGACAATTGAAATCCTCTCTTCAGAACAGAGTTCAAATCGGGTAATTGGCAATATTCTCTATTGCTTACAACATGGTTGTCAGCTAGGTTGGTTAATTGATCCTGCTGATAGGTCTATTTTAGTGTTTCGACCGGGTCAACAACCAGAATTGTGA
- a CDS encoding riboflavin synthase: MFTGLIQALGTIRPMGSDRFIVSATSDAMDVILQDLEPGDSVAVDGICLTVETVLPTGFSTTASDETQGRTTLGQRLQTTSYVNLETSLRVGSKLGGHFVTGHIDGIGCLTESLQTPNSWEMSFTAPASLTDVWQHKIARYLVPKGSIAVNGVSLTIAECDPNGSWFKVAVIPHSYSHTNLSHLRTGNWVNIESDILGKYVDKLLGNRVPATEAMDEISPEFLVENGYLTSSPS, encoded by the coding sequence GTGTTTACAGGATTAATTCAAGCTCTCGGCACAATTAGACCAATGGGAAGCGATCGCTTTATTGTCTCCGCTACCTCTGATGCTATGGATGTTATCTTACAGGATTTAGAACCTGGTGATAGTGTAGCAGTAGATGGAATTTGCCTAACGGTAGAGACAGTTTTGCCCACAGGCTTCTCAACCACTGCTTCTGATGAAACTCAGGGGCGCACCACCCTTGGACAAAGGCTACAGACAACTTCTTACGTTAATTTGGAAACGTCTTTGCGTGTGGGTAGCAAACTAGGGGGTCATTTTGTAACGGGTCACATTGATGGTATTGGCTGCTTAACGGAATCTTTACAAACACCAAACTCCTGGGAAATGTCCTTTACAGCACCAGCTTCCTTGACGGATGTATGGCAGCATAAGATAGCTCGTTATCTTGTTCCCAAGGGTAGCATTGCTGTCAATGGGGTCAGCCTAACGATTGCTGAGTGTGACCCCAACGGCAGTTGGTTCAAAGTAGCGGTGATTCCCCATAGTTACAGCCATACGAATCTTAGCCACTTACGGACTGGCAATTGGGTGAATATCGAAAGTGACATTTTAGGGAAATATGTCGATAAGTTGCTGGGTAACCGAGTGCCAGCTACTGAAGCCATGGATGAAATTTCGCCGGAATTTCTGGTAGAAAATGGGTATTTGACATCCTCACCCAGCTGA
- a CDS encoding tetratricopeptide repeat protein, translating to MTDPMLSLCMIVKDEERYLPQCLSSVKDVVDEMVILDTGSTDRTIEVAHSYGARVYQFEWCNDFAAARNQALKYVEGEWVLVLDADEVLKPEVVPEIKQAIQNSSYLVINLVRQEVGATQSPYSLVSRLFRYHPEIRFSRPYHAMVDDTVAQVLQREPQWQVVSLSEVAILHYGYSHDAIASRNKLTRALTAMEGYLASHPFDAYVCSKLGALYIQNNQVDQGVELLKRGLTSTELEPAVLFELHYHLGNAYTRQGELNSGAIHYQQAIQQQILPQLKLGAYNNLGSLLLTAGELNHAKTAYEMAVKIDPSFALGHNNLGMTWKALGQMENAIASYQQAIQFNPEYGEAYQNLGVVWLKLGNVDQSLSAFKKAIALHETHNPAEAERLRQGLEAMGFQV from the coding sequence ATGACTGATCCCATGCTAAGCCTATGCATGATTGTTAAAGATGAGGAAAGATATTTACCACAATGTTTGAGTAGTGTCAAGGATGTAGTGGATGAGATGGTCATCCTAGACACAGGTTCAACGGATCGAACGATTGAGGTGGCGCATAGCTATGGCGCTAGAGTTTATCAGTTTGAATGGTGCAATGATTTTGCAGCTGCTCGCAATCAGGCGTTGAAGTATGTGGAAGGGGAATGGGTACTGGTGTTGGATGCTGATGAAGTGTTGAAACCGGAAGTTGTACCGGAAATCAAGCAGGCTATCCAAAATAGTTCCTATCTAGTTATTAATCTAGTCCGGCAAGAAGTGGGTGCTACTCAATCTCCCTATTCTCTGGTTTCCCGTTTGTTTCGCTATCACCCAGAGATTCGCTTTTCTCGTCCCTATCATGCTATGGTGGATGATACTGTAGCGCAAGTGTTACAACGGGAACCCCAATGGCAGGTGGTGTCTCTATCCGAGGTGGCAATCTTACACTACGGTTATAGCCATGATGCGATCGCATCACGGAATAAGTTGACGAGAGCCCTTACGGCGATGGAAGGCTATCTGGCTAGTCATCCGTTTGATGCTTATGTGTGTAGTAAACTCGGGGCGCTTTATATTCAAAATAATCAAGTAGACCAGGGTGTGGAGTTACTCAAGCGTGGTTTAACTAGCACGGAGCTAGAGCCAGCGGTATTATTTGAACTGCACTACCATCTGGGGAATGCTTATACTCGCCAAGGAGAGCTTAACTCAGGAGCAATACATTACCAACAGGCGATTCAACAACAGATTTTGCCCCAGTTGAAATTAGGAGCTTACAATAACTTGGGTAGTTTGTTGTTAACAGCAGGGGAGTTGAATCACGCCAAAACGGCTTATGAAATGGCAGTTAAGATAGACCCCAGTTTTGCCCTTGGACATAATAATCTGGGCATGACTTGGAAGGCTTTGGGTCAGATGGAAAATGCGATCGCATCCTATCAGCAAGCGATTCAATTCAATCCAGAGTATGGAGAGGCTTATCAAAACTTGGGAGTGGTTTGGCTTAAATTGGGCAACGTTGATCAGAGTTTATCGGCCTTTAAAAAAGCGATCGCACTTCACGAAACCCATAACCCAGCTGAAGCTGAGCGTCTTCGTCAGGGACTTGAGGCTATGGGATTTCAGGTTTAA
- a CDS encoding bifunctional nuclease family protein, which yields MIEMRVAGIAVDTVTRSPIVLLKDVLDRRALPIYIGQDQAKAIISALERQTPPRPLTHDLMVNFLEEWSITLDRVIIHSLQDNTFYASLCVSQGETKKEIDARPSDAISIALRTGSPIWVMEEVIADASIPVDQDKDEEERRAFREFVSNIRPEDFLHRGGYSRGS from the coding sequence ATGATTGAAATGAGAGTTGCTGGCATTGCAGTAGATACTGTAACACGTAGCCCCATCGTGTTACTCAAAGATGTCTTAGATCGGCGTGCTCTGCCAATCTATATTGGGCAAGATCAAGCAAAGGCAATTATCAGTGCTTTGGAAAGACAAACACCACCCCGTCCCCTGACCCATGACCTAATGGTCAATTTTCTAGAGGAGTGGAGCATAACACTGGATCGTGTTATAATACACTCTCTCCAAGATAACACATTCTATGCCAGCCTATGTGTTAGTCAGGGTGAGACAAAGAAAGAAATTGATGCTCGACCAAGTGATGCCATCTCGATTGCCCTGCGCACTGGCAGTCCGATTTGGGTGATGGAAGAGGTGATTGCTGATGCTTCGATTCCTGTAGACCAAGATAAGGATGAAGAGGAGCGTAGAGCTTTTCGGGAATTTGTATCTAATATCCGCCCAGAAGATTTTCTTCACCGTGGAGGATATAGTCGTGGTAGCTAA
- a CDS encoding aldo/keto reductase, with protein MRYRRFGKTNLQLSVFSCGTMRCLSSESNAQKTVQQVITKGINHLETARGYGKSEEYLGNILKAGLSVPRDQLYITTKIPPTPDADLMSQWINDSLERLQLEYVDCLAIHGINTEEHLSWVKSNTGCMAAVQKAVAEGRINHVGFSSHGSIEVILGAIQTDFFEFINLHYYYFFQRNAAAIELADQKDMGIFIISPADKGGKLYTPPPTLEKLCHPFSPLELNYRFLLSDPRITTLSIGPTNPDELTLPLSVANRDESLSPMEMAAFSRLETQLKNALGTDRCSQCYACLPCPETINIPEVLRLRNLALAYDMTEFGQYRYQMFENAGHWFRGVKGNRCTQCGDCLPRCPEQLDIPSLLSDTHQRLNGSPRRRLWG; from the coding sequence ATGCGTTATCGGCGGTTTGGTAAAACTAATCTCCAGCTTTCAGTATTTTCTTGCGGCACCATGCGTTGCTTATCATCTGAGTCCAATGCTCAGAAGACAGTGCAACAGGTAATCACTAAAGGAATTAATCACCTGGAAACTGCCAGGGGTTACGGCAAGAGTGAAGAGTACCTTGGTAACATCCTGAAAGCTGGATTGTCAGTACCACGAGACCAGCTATATATAACCACCAAGATTCCACCAACCCCTGATGCTGATTTGATGAGTCAGTGGATTAATGATTCCTTAGAACGTCTACAGCTCGAGTATGTCGATTGTTTAGCAATTCATGGGATTAACACTGAAGAGCATCTGTCCTGGGTAAAGTCTAACACTGGCTGTATGGCAGCTGTCCAAAAAGCCGTAGCCGAGGGACGTATAAACCATGTTGGTTTCTCAAGCCACGGTTCAATAGAAGTGATTCTAGGGGCAATTCAAACAGATTTTTTTGAATTCATCAACCTGCATTACTATTACTTCTTTCAACGCAATGCTGCGGCGATTGAATTGGCTGATCAGAAGGATATGGGTATCTTCATCATATCTCCTGCTGATAAAGGAGGCAAACTCTACACCCCACCACCAACGTTAGAGAAACTGTGCCATCCCTTCTCGCCACTGGAACTGAACTATCGGTTTTTATTAAGCGATCCCCGCATTACCACCCTTAGTATTGGACCGACTAACCCAGATGAGCTGACTCTGCCTTTAAGTGTGGCTAACCGAGACGAGTCTTTGAGCCCAATGGAAATGGCAGCATTCTCTCGTTTGGAAACCCAATTGAAGAATGCTCTAGGAACTGACCGCTGTAGTCAATGCTATGCTTGTCTACCTTGCCCAGAAACCATTAATATTCCAGAAGTCTTGCGGTTGCGCAATCTTGCTTTAGCTTACGACATGACCGAGTTTGGTCAATACCGCTATCAAATGTTTGAAAATGCTGGTCATTGGTTTAGGGGGGTCAAGGGAAACCGTTGTACCCAGTGTGGTGACTGTCTTCCCCGTTGCCCCGAACAACTGGATATTCCTTCCTTACTCTCTGATACCCACCAGCGTCTTAATGGTTCTCCTAGGCGTCGTTTGTGGGGATAA